The following coding sequences are from one Acidimicrobiales bacterium window:
- a CDS encoding DoxX family membrane protein — translation MSATTATDDEQGTGTARTVARVLLGVALAYAGLAHLFWSRDTFQAQVPDWVPLDADLVVVLSGIVEIALGAALLFLRRRRALVGWVVAAFFVAVFPGNISQFVDGDAAFGLDSDLARGVRLLFQPLLVVWALWCTGAWATWRACRRA, via the coding sequence GTGAGCGCAACGACCGCAACGGACGACGAGCAGGGGACCGGGACGGCTCGCACGGTGGCGCGGGTGCTGTTGGGCGTCGCCCTCGCCTACGCCGGCCTCGCGCACCTCTTCTGGTCGCGTGACACCTTCCAGGCCCAGGTGCCCGACTGGGTGCCGCTCGACGCCGACCTCGTCGTGGTGCTGTCGGGCATCGTCGAGATCGCCCTGGGCGCGGCGCTGCTGTTCTTGCGCCGGCGCCGGGCACTGGTCGGCTGGGTGGTGGCCGCCTTCTTCGTGGCCGTCTTCCCGGGGAACATCTCGCAGTTCGTCGACGGCGACGCCGCCTTCGGGCTCGACTCGGACCTCGCCCGCGGCGTCCGCCTGCTGTTCCAGCCCCTGCTCGTCGTGTGGGCGCTGTGGTGCACCGGCGCCTGGGCGACGTGGCGGGCCTG
- a CDS encoding SDR family NAD(P)-dependent oxidoreductase — translation MSEFGNQTTTDEVLEGVDLTGRRVLITGAAVGLGRETARTMAAHGAEVTVLARSAERAAEGAAAVATLVPGANVGAGVVDLGSLASINAFADSWLADHDAFDVLINNAGVMACPFGHTADGFETQFGTNHLGHFLLTARLAPALLRGDAPRVVTLSSAGHSRCDVDLDDPNFEHTPYSAWDAYGRAKTANALFARELARRAGDQGLLSYSVHPGAIITDLGRHLTEDLMNEMMETAKERAAEHGIEGGIIWKSVEAGAATQTWAATSTDADLLANNGAYLADCGLGVLGANPGANGFLPYLLDDAKAAALWDLSEELVGTTFEV, via the coding sequence ATGAGCGAGTTCGGCAACCAGACCACGACCGACGAGGTACTGGAGGGCGTCGACCTGACCGGCCGGCGCGTGCTGATCACCGGCGCCGCCGTCGGGCTGGGGCGCGAGACGGCCCGGACCATGGCCGCCCACGGCGCCGAGGTGACCGTCCTCGCCCGCAGCGCCGAGCGGGCGGCCGAGGGTGCGGCGGCGGTGGCGACGCTCGTCCCGGGGGCCAACGTGGGCGCCGGCGTCGTCGACCTCGGCAGCCTTGCGTCCATCAACGCCTTCGCCGACAGCTGGCTGGCGGACCATGACGCCTTCGACGTGCTCATCAACAACGCCGGCGTGATGGCCTGCCCGTTCGGCCACACCGCCGACGGCTTCGAGACCCAGTTCGGCACCAACCACCTGGGGCACTTCCTGCTGACGGCGCGGCTGGCGCCGGCGTTGCTGCGGGGCGACGCCCCCCGGGTGGTGACCCTCAGCTCGGCGGGCCACTCGCGCTGCGACGTCGACCTGGACGACCCCAACTTCGAGCACACGCCGTATTCGGCGTGGGACGCCTACGGCCGGGCGAAGACCGCCAACGCCCTGTTCGCCCGTGAGCTCGCCCGCCGGGCCGGCGACCAGGGGCTGCTGTCGTACTCGGTGCACCCCGGCGCCATCATCACCGACCTCGGCCGCCACCTCACCGAGGACCTGATGAACGAGATGATGGAGACCGCCAAGGAGCGGGCCGCCGAGCACGGCATCGAGGGCGGCATCATCTGGAAGTCCGTCGAGGCCGGCGCCGCCACCCAGACCTGGGCCGCCACCTCCACCGACGCCGATCTCCTCGCCAACAACGGCGCCTACCTGGCCGACTGCGGCCTCGGCGTACTCGGCGCCAACCCGGGCGCCAACGGCTTCCTGCCCTACCTCCTCGACGACGCCAAGGCGGCGGCGCTCTGGGACCTCAGCGAGGAACTGGTCGGCACGACGTTCGAGGTGTGA
- a CDS encoding ATP-binding protein has translation MSYQARIVDGELDELLAGLPAVSLEGPRAVGKTETAKRRAATIFRLDDPGQLEILRAAPDRLTSGETPVLIDEWQRLPSSWDLVRRAVDRDPAPARFLLTGSAAPTEAPVHSGAGRIVTVRMRPMSLAERGIEAPSVRLGDLLSGSRPAVAGATTVGLAEYAAEITASGFPAIRPLSGRLLRSQLDGYLDRIVERDVADIGHRVRDRGSLRRWLTAYAAASSTTASFETIRDAASAGENDKPAKTTTGPYRTTLEQLWMIEDVPAWAPARHRLRRLGVSPVHQLADPALAARLLGVDVDALLEDRPAGPPMPRDGTLLGALFESLVTLSVRTYAQAHEAHVRHLRTRGGEHEVDLIIVRGDGRIVALEVKLAATVRDQDVRHLRWLADTIGDDLLDAAIVTTGTEAYRRVDGIAVIPAALLAA, from the coding sequence ATGAGCTACCAGGCGCGCATCGTGGATGGCGAGCTCGACGAGCTGCTTGCGGGTCTGCCCGCGGTCTCGTTGGAGGGTCCCCGGGCCGTTGGCAAGACCGAGACGGCGAAGCGTCGCGCGGCAACCATCTTCAGGCTCGACGACCCCGGGCAGCTCGAGATCCTCCGTGCCGCGCCGGACCGCCTGACATCAGGCGAGACCCCGGTGCTGATCGACGAATGGCAGCGCCTCCCGTCCTCGTGGGATCTGGTGCGCCGCGCCGTCGATCGCGACCCGGCACCGGCGCGGTTCCTGCTCACGGGTTCGGCAGCGCCAACGGAGGCGCCGGTCCATTCCGGCGCGGGGCGGATCGTGACCGTGCGCATGCGGCCGATGTCGCTCGCCGAGCGCGGCATCGAGGCGCCGTCGGTGCGGCTGGGCGACCTCCTCAGCGGCTCACGACCGGCGGTGGCCGGGGCCACGACCGTCGGGTTGGCGGAGTACGCCGCGGAGATCACGGCGTCGGGATTCCCCGCCATCCGCCCACTGTCCGGTCGACTCCTCCGGTCCCAGCTCGACGGCTACCTCGATCGGATCGTCGAGCGCGACGTCGCCGACATCGGGCACCGGGTTCGGGATCGGGGCTCGCTTCGTCGATGGCTCACCGCCTACGCAGCGGCGTCCTCCACGACCGCCTCGTTCGAGACCATCCGGGACGCGGCGTCAGCGGGCGAGAACGACAAGCCGGCGAAGACGACCACGGGCCCGTACCGGACCACCCTGGAGCAGCTCTGGATGATCGAGGACGTCCCGGCATGGGCACCCGCCCGGCATCGGCTGCGTCGTCTCGGTGTGTCGCCCGTCCACCAGCTGGCCGATCCGGCCCTCGCCGCCCGCCTCTTGGGCGTCGATGTCGACGCACTGCTCGAGGACCGACCGGCGGGGCCGCCGATGCCCCGCGACGGCACCTTGCTGGGAGCCCTGTTCGAGTCCCTCGTGACGCTCTCCGTCCGCACCTACGCCCAGGCCCACGAAGCGCACGTCCGCCACCTGCGCACCCGGGGCGGCGAGCACGAGGTCGACCTCATCATCGTGCGCGGCGATGGCCGCATCGTGGCCCTGGAGGTCAAGCTCGCGGCGACTGTTCGCGACCAGGACGTGCGCCATCTCCGGTGGCTCGCGGACACGATCGGCGACGATCTCCTCGATGCCGCCATCGTCACCACCGGCACCGAGGCATATCGGCGAGTCGACGGCATCGCCGTGATCCCGGCGGCGCTGCTCGCCGCTTGA
- a CDS encoding dienelactone hydrolase family protein, which yields MADVTPLTVREPDTSPKGGVVVVQEAFGVNDHIVDVAGRFADAGYLAVVPHLFHRSGDPVLPYDDLSQVVPHFMALTADGILTEVDAALAHLAEAGVPQAQSGVVGFCMGGTVSLAVATRRDVGAAVTFYGGGLSSGRFGFDPLIEEAPRLRAPWLGLFGDLDEGIPVDDVERLRAAAATSGQAAEVVRYADAGHGFHCDQRESYHEPSAHDAWSRTIAFFDEHLAPAGA from the coding sequence ATGGCCGACGTCACGCCGCTGACCGTCCGGGAGCCCGACACGTCGCCGAAGGGCGGCGTCGTCGTGGTTCAGGAGGCGTTCGGGGTCAACGACCACATCGTCGACGTCGCCGGCCGGTTCGCTGACGCCGGGTACCTCGCTGTCGTTCCGCACCTGTTCCACCGGTCGGGCGACCCCGTCCTGCCCTACGACGACCTGTCGCAGGTCGTCCCCCACTTCATGGCGCTCACCGCCGACGGCATCCTCACCGAGGTGGACGCCGCGCTCGCCCACCTGGCGGAGGCTGGAGTGCCGCAGGCGCAGTCCGGCGTCGTGGGCTTCTGCATGGGCGGGACGGTCTCGCTGGCGGTGGCGACCCGGCGTGACGTCGGTGCCGCCGTCACCTTCTACGGCGGCGGGCTCAGCAGCGGACGGTTCGGGTTCGACCCGCTGATCGAAGAGGCGCCCCGCCTGCGGGCGCCGTGGCTCGGGCTCTTCGGCGACCTCGACGAGGGCATCCCCGTCGACGACGTCGAGCGCCTGCGGGCGGCCGCGGCCACGTCGGGACAGGCCGCCGAGGTCGTCCGCTACGCCGACGCCGGCCACGGCTTCCATTGCGACCAGCGGGAGAGCTACCACGAGCCCAGCGCCCACGACGCCTGGTCCCGCACGATCGCCTTCTTCGACGAGCACCTGGCGCCCGCCGGCGCCTGA
- a CDS encoding SDR family NAD(P)-dependent oxidoreductase, whose amino-acid sequence MNAADVVDAALEWPIAPSFTRLGYDVRSCTEGWKRLDEYDQRDQVVVITGATSGLGLAAARQMAANGATLVLVGRDAAKTDRVRDEVADATGNARVESVVADLSELDAVEAAAAAIAGAHDRVDVLVHNAGALDAERHDNSDGIERTVAAQVVGPFLLTARLLDRLGGGEDNTGAAASRVLTMSSGGMYSAALDIDHLEMDADHYNGTEQYARAKRAQVTLNELWAERLADRNVVCHAVHPGWADTPGVERSLPRFRTIVGPLLRTPEQGADTLVWLAADTGEPLDTSGRFWLDRRPRPIHRLPATRRSDTPDERARLWDWCLERSGVGAELLG is encoded by the coding sequence GTGAACGCCGCCGACGTGGTCGACGCCGCACTCGAGTGGCCCATCGCCCCCAGCTTCACCCGGCTCGGGTACGACGTCCGCTCCTGCACCGAGGGGTGGAAGCGCCTCGACGAGTACGACCAGCGCGACCAGGTCGTCGTCATCACCGGTGCCACCTCGGGGCTCGGGCTCGCCGCCGCCCGGCAGATGGCGGCCAACGGCGCCACCCTCGTGCTCGTCGGCCGTGACGCCGCCAAGACCGATCGGGTGCGCGACGAGGTCGCCGACGCCACCGGCAACGCGCGGGTCGAGTCGGTGGTCGCCGACCTGTCCGAGCTCGACGCCGTCGAGGCTGCCGCGGCCGCCATCGCCGGCGCCCACGACCGGGTCGACGTGCTCGTCCACAACGCCGGTGCCCTCGACGCCGAGCGGCACGACAACTCCGATGGCATCGAGCGCACCGTCGCCGCCCAGGTCGTCGGGCCCTTCCTGCTCACCGCCCGGCTGCTCGACCGGCTCGGCGGCGGCGAGGACAACACGGGAGCAGCCGCCTCTCGGGTGCTGACCATGTCGTCGGGCGGGATGTACAGCGCCGCGCTCGACATCGACCACCTCGAGATGGACGCCGACCACTACAACGGCACCGAGCAGTACGCCCGGGCCAAGCGGGCGCAGGTCACTCTCAACGAGCTGTGGGCCGAGCGACTCGCCGACCGCAACGTGGTGTGCCACGCCGTGCACCCCGGCTGGGCCGACACCCCGGGCGTCGAGCGCTCGCTCCCCCGCTTCCGCACCATCGTCGGCCCACTGCTGCGCACGCCCGAGCAGGGCGCCGACACCCTCGTCTGGCTCGCCGCCGACACGGGCGAGCCGCTGGACACGTCGGGCCGCTTCTGGCTCGACCGGCGCCCCCGCCCCATCCACCGCCTGCCCGCCACCCGTCGCTCCGACACCCCCGATGAGCGGGCCCGCCTGTGGGACTGGTGCCTCGAGCGCAGCGGCGTGGGAGCCGAGCTGCTCGGCTGA
- a CDS encoding SRPBCC family protein: MARYVTRVQTPLSADEAFDYVADLTNFAEWDPGVRRSVQVAGAGSELGAAYDVTVAAVPRDLTLRYEVVEHDAPRSCLVVARSGVFTSTDRITVVPDGDGSIVTYDAELTLNGPLGLFDPLLRLAFGRIGDRAAAGLRRALDGVAVPT; this comes from the coding sequence ATGGCCCGCTACGTGACCCGAGTGCAGACGCCGCTCTCGGCCGACGAGGCGTTCGACTACGTCGCCGACCTGACCAACTTCGCCGAGTGGGACCCCGGTGTGCGGCGGTCGGTCCAGGTGGCCGGCGCAGGATCGGAGTTGGGCGCCGCTTACGACGTCACCGTGGCGGCGGTCCCACGGGACCTGACCCTGCGCTACGAGGTGGTCGAGCACGACGCGCCCCGCAGCTGCCTCGTGGTGGCCCGCAGCGGGGTGTTCACCTCGACCGACCGCATCACCGTCGTGCCCGACGGCGACGGGTCGATCGTCACCTACGACGCCGAGCTGACGCTGAACGGGCCGCTCGGTCTGTTCGACCCGTTGCTGCGGCTGGCCTTCGGGCGCATCGGCGACCGGGCCGCCGCCGGGCTGCGCCGAGCGCTCGACGGCGTCGCCGTTCCGACATGA
- a CDS encoding AarF/ABC1/UbiB kinase family protein, which produces MELSIKPRHVARYGEIGALLVKHALRVRQANGDVLAEGDELEAVDEDDVAAAEKLAASLESMGPTFVKLGQLLSTRADLLPPVYLDALARLQDEVEPFGFAAVEEIVTRELGVRLSDAFTFFDHEPLAAASLGQVHRATLRSGRDVAVKVQRPDIRDQIVDDMAVIAELAAFVDEHTQLGSDLGFSAMVTEFRRSLLDELDYRHEAANLVLLRANLADYPQLIVPAPVDDYTTSLVLTMEFVPGRNVASLGPLAQLEIDGPALTTALFDAYLDQILVDGFFHADPHPGNILLTDDGRLALIDLGMAARVQAPLQDQLVRLLIAVGEGRGDRAAEVLTKIGDPQPHFDAAAFTAGCVDLLDEYRTARLEQIQAGRLVGELARTSAAAGLRPPRELTMVSKALLNLDEVARRLAPTFDPNAEIRDHLQSIMQRKMAAGASPGNLLTAALDAKEFAEHLPSRVNKVMDALAEGELTLNVQGIDDAELMRGIQKIANRVTAGVITAALILGASLFGRGDARHELFGYPTLSIILLGLAASAGVWLLWSTFRNDLPQRRRPGRP; this is translated from the coding sequence ATGGAGCTCTCGATCAAGCCGCGCCACGTCGCCCGTTACGGGGAGATCGGCGCGCTGCTCGTCAAGCATGCGCTGCGGGTGCGGCAGGCGAACGGTGACGTGCTGGCCGAGGGTGACGAGCTCGAGGCGGTCGACGAGGATGACGTCGCCGCCGCCGAGAAGCTGGCGGCGTCGCTCGAGTCGATGGGGCCCACGTTCGTCAAGCTCGGGCAGCTGCTGTCGACCCGGGCCGACCTGCTCCCGCCGGTGTACCTCGACGCGCTGGCGCGGCTGCAGGACGAGGTCGAGCCGTTCGGCTTCGCCGCCGTCGAGGAGATCGTTACCCGCGAGCTCGGCGTCCGCCTGTCCGACGCCTTCACCTTCTTCGACCACGAGCCGCTCGCCGCCGCCTCGCTCGGCCAGGTCCACCGGGCGACGCTGCGCAGCGGCAGGGACGTGGCGGTCAAGGTCCAGCGGCCCGACATCCGCGACCAGATCGTCGACGACATGGCGGTCATCGCCGAGCTGGCCGCCTTCGTCGACGAGCACACCCAGCTCGGCAGCGACCTCGGCTTCTCGGCCATGGTCACCGAGTTCCGCCGCTCCCTGCTCGACGAGCTCGACTACCGCCACGAGGCCGCCAACCTCGTCCTCCTCCGGGCCAACCTGGCCGACTACCCGCAGCTGATCGTGCCGGCCCCCGTCGACGACTACACGACCTCGCTGGTGCTCACCATGGAGTTCGTGCCCGGACGAAACGTCGCGTCGCTCGGCCCTCTCGCCCAGCTCGAGATCGACGGGCCGGCGCTGACCACCGCCCTGTTCGACGCCTACCTGGACCAGATCCTGGTCGACGGCTTCTTCCACGCCGACCCGCACCCCGGCAACATCCTGCTCACCGACGACGGTCGCCTGGCCCTGATCGACCTCGGGATGGCCGCCCGGGTGCAGGCGCCGCTGCAGGACCAGCTGGTGCGGCTGCTCATCGCCGTCGGCGAGGGTCGGGGCGACCGGGCCGCCGAGGTCCTCACCAAGATCGGCGACCCCCAGCCGCACTTCGACGCCGCCGCGTTCACCGCCGGCTGCGTCGACCTGCTCGACGAGTACCGCACCGCCCGCCTGGAGCAGATCCAGGCCGGACGCCTCGTCGGCGAGCTGGCCCGCACCTCCGCCGCCGCCGGCCTGCGCCCACCTCGTGAGCTGACCATGGTGTCGAAGGCGCTGCTCAACCTCGACGAGGTGGCCCGCCGCCTCGCCCCCACCTTCGACCCCAACGCCGAGATCCGGGACCACCTGCAGTCGATCATGCAGCGCAAGATGGCGGCCGGCGCCTCCCCCGGGAACCTGCTGACGGCCGCGCTCGACGCCAAGGAGTTCGCCGAGCACCTGCCCTCCCGGGTCAACAAGGTGATGGACGCCCTCGCCGAGGGCGAGCTGACCCTCAACGTGCAGGGCATCGACGACGCCGAGCTCATGCGGGGCATCCAGAAGATCGCCAACCGGGTCACCGCCGGCGTCATCACCGCCGCCCTGATCCTCGGCGCCTCGCTCTTCGGCCGCGGCGACGCCCGCCACGAGCTGTTCGGCTACCCCACCCTGTCGATCATCCTCCTGGGCCTCGCCGCATCGGCCGGCGTCTGGCTGCTGTGGTCGACCTTCCGCAACGACCTCCCTCAGCGCCGACGCCCCGGTCGCCCCTGA
- a CDS encoding matrixin family metalloprotease — protein MYVIAFAVLMGVAAGATAFPGARIPAIGGGEGSGSTGNGRVPQPPAAPSPPGVYAFAETNGGKPVTFDPCDTVSVWYQLDGEPYPASRDVAEAVPRLAIANGRPVGFQTGRSADGPTIVVRWVSAPWQLPGEPEPDTVGTGEFMSIGLTITSGTVTLAADAGLPPGFGTRSWGVTYLHEFGHAVGLAHVQDTGEVMYPDVVPTRPAHYGPGDLQGLAALGGACERPQ, from the coding sequence GTGTACGTCATTGCCTTCGCTGTGCTGATGGGGGTCGCTGCGGGTGCGACGGCGTTTCCAGGCGCACGGATCCCGGCGATCGGAGGCGGTGAAGGTAGCGGCTCGACCGGCAACGGGCGGGTGCCGCAGCCTCCAGCAGCCCCTTCCCCGCCGGGTGTGTACGCGTTCGCCGAGACCAACGGCGGGAAGCCGGTGACCTTCGACCCCTGCGACACCGTGTCGGTCTGGTACCAGTTGGACGGCGAGCCGTACCCTGCATCCAGAGACGTCGCCGAAGCGGTACCTCGACTCGCGATCGCAAACGGTCGGCCGGTCGGCTTCCAGACCGGCAGATCGGCCGACGGTCCAACGATCGTTGTCAGGTGGGTGTCGGCCCCGTGGCAACTTCCCGGTGAGCCCGAGCCTGACACCGTCGGCACCGGCGAATTCATGTCGATCGGCTTGACCATCACTTCCGGCACCGTCACGCTGGCGGCGGACGCCGGACTCCCGCCCGGCTTCGGGACCCGCTCCTGGGGGGTCACCTACCTCCACGAATTCGGGCACGCCGTCGGCCTCGCGCACGTGCAGGACACCGGCGAGGTCATGTACCCCGACGTTGTCCCCACCCGGCCGGCCCACTATGGCCCTGGCGACCTTCAGGGTCTCGCTGCACTCGGCGGCGCTTGCGAGCGCCCGCAGTAG
- a CDS encoding sortase, with amino-acid sequence MSARKVFLGLLVAVVGVALATPTAGASPTDLDPGVLVRVINTNPASSNAVVDVTLGDATPQSLGFGSATTFARLPANPVINIGQESVRLETASAGCLVTVILVEPDNDGRQWREFPECSASRVAPGAASLRFINATADSGTVQLDDGTAGDGSPAEPYSSSERHQALSGRLDLRALSPSGEQLGDRTVEAAPDTAYTALWAGGAETPLRLLWVEDGRQPHDSPPPEIPIDTDAPAAPHGPHTAAIAAGLSALAVTAALLVRRRPTTVLALLLLASGCAPKPQAESTPPTAPAEPTATTVTPSPDEGEHVGLPAFVSAPTADIDGAITPVDRDAGASLPDDLRGDAVAWFEGSARPGELGTALLAGHVVWGGSDGVFADLDQLDLGSPVIVDDELGERHPFTVQGWATIPKGALDPGLFSFSPEPRLLLVTCTGPIDQSRGLRTSNLLVWAVAASTPSVVSTV; translated from the coding sequence GTGAGTGCCCGCAAGGTGTTCCTCGGCCTCCTCGTCGCCGTCGTCGGCGTGGCTCTGGCCACACCGACGGCGGGCGCCTCACCGACAGACCTCGACCCGGGCGTGTTGGTCAGGGTGATCAACACGAACCCCGCCTCCTCCAACGCCGTCGTTGACGTCACTCTCGGTGACGCCACCCCGCAGAGTCTCGGCTTCGGCTCCGCGACTACCTTCGCGCGGCTGCCGGCGAACCCGGTCATCAACATCGGGCAGGAGTCGGTTCGGCTCGAGACGGCGAGCGCAGGGTGCCTGGTGACTGTCATCCTCGTCGAGCCCGACAACGACGGTCGGCAGTGGCGGGAGTTCCCGGAGTGCTCCGCCAGCCGAGTCGCCCCAGGCGCAGCCTCTCTGCGGTTCATCAACGCCACCGCCGACAGCGGCACCGTGCAGCTCGATGACGGCACCGCTGGAGATGGCTCACCTGCGGAGCCCTACTCCTCCTCGGAGCGGCACCAGGCACTCTCGGGCCGGCTCGACCTGCGGGCATTGTCACCTTCCGGCGAACAACTCGGGGACCGGACAGTCGAAGCCGCGCCCGACACGGCCTACACCGCGCTGTGGGCTGGCGGTGCCGAGACACCGTTGCGACTCCTGTGGGTCGAGGACGGGCGGCAGCCACACGACTCACCGCCCCCCGAAATTCCCATCGACACCGACGCGCCCGCGGCGCCGCACGGCCCGCACACCGCCGCGATCGCCGCAGGGTTGAGTGCTCTGGCGGTGACGGCAGCACTGCTGGTTCGGCGCCGGCCGACGACGGTCCTCGCCCTCTTGCTGCTGGCGTCCGGCTGCGCACCCAAGCCTCAGGCGGAATCGACGCCGCCGACGGCACCCGCTGAACCGACAGCGACAACGGTCACGCCCTCGCCGGACGAAGGTGAGCACGTAGGCCTTCCAGCCTTCGTGTCAGCGCCTACCGCCGACATCGATGGCGCCATTACGCCGGTGGACCGTGACGCTGGTGCCAGCCTGCCCGACGATCTTCGTGGCGATGCTGTCGCGTGGTTCGAAGGGTCAGCGCGGCCTGGCGAGTTGGGCACGGCGCTGCTGGCGGGTCACGTCGTCTGGGGAGGAAGCGACGGGGTCTTTGCCGATCTGGACCAGTTGGATCTCGGCTCACCAGTCATAGTGGACGACGAGTTGGGCGAGCGTCACCCGTTCACCGTCCAGGGCTGGGCGACAATCCCCAAAGGAGCGCTCGATCCTGGCCTGTTCAGTTTCTCACCTGAGCCCCGGCTGTTGCTGGTCACCTGTACCGGACCCATCGATCAGAGCCGTGGCCTCCGAACCAGCAATCTGCTCGTGTGGGCGGTGGCCGCCTCGACTCCGAGCGTTGTGTCCACCGTCTGA